The Candidatus Neomarinimicrobiota bacterium nucleotide sequence TCCTATCGGCTCGAATTCCTCAGCGTGCAGTTTGAGTCCGAGTCCCGCATCGGCAGCCGCTCTCAATATAATTTCGGACTCTCCGATTGTGAAAACTCCCTCCTCCGCGAACACATCGCAGAACTCCGCAAGCCGCTCCTCAGCCACCGCCGGAATCATCTCGTTGATAATGATTTCGATGTATTTTTCCCGGTTGTCTCTATATTCATCCGGTATTTCGTGCGCTCCTAAAAAGGTGGCGACTATGCTGACAGGTTGCATCTCGTTCAGTCGTTTAATGGCCCGCAAACTCTTCAATTCATCCTTTAAGGATAGCCCGTAACCGCTTTTAGCCTCGACAGTTGTGGTGCCGTGTTCCAACATTGTTTTCAAATGCGGCAGAGCGGCCTCCACAAGCATATCCTCGTCCGCTTCCCGTAGCATTCGGACGCTTTTTCGGATTCCGCCGCCTGCTTCGGCTATCTCCATATACGGCACGCCGCTGTTCCGCATCAGGAATTCATCCTCGCGGGTGCCGTAAAAAATCAGATGCGTGTGCGGGTCAATAAGTCCTGCCGTAACGAGAGATCCCTTAGCGTCCACTACTTCGATTTCTCCGCTGGAATCAGCCGTTCCTTTTTCCCCTACTGATATTATTTTCCCATCAGAAATTAGAACTTCCATTTCATTCCGGGTTTCAAGGGAACCGTTTTCATCAACAGTGAGCAGTTCCCCGATATTCTTAATCAGAAGATCGCTCATTTTTCTCCCAAGACGGTGTTCAGTAAACCTATCTCATCGGTGATGATTCCGTCCACTCCCAACGCGATGCACTTCTCCATTTCGGTTTGACTATTCACATCCCACGTCATTACTTTTTTCTTCTCATCTTTTGCCATTGACATCAGTCGTGAGTTAAGCCTTGAAAAGTTAGGATGCCATTGCTGAAATTCACCGTTATTTGTTTCCGCCCTTGCGATTGAAAACCGGCGATAGATCGACTCGAAAATGTACGCAGTGTGAAATCCGTGAGAGCCTTTGTTGAATCCGCCTAATATTTTCGGGTCGAAAGAGGAGAGAACGATTGATTCGTGCGGCTTGCACCGGTGCAAATCATTCGTGACAGATTCCACTATTTTCTGAGTTACGCCCGGTTTCAGGTCGATAATAATCTCTTTTTTGTCATTGATTATCTCTATCGCATCCGCAAGAGTCGGTATTTTCCCTTCTTTTTCCGCATTCTTAGAACTGACTTTCAGTGTTTTCAGTTCAGCCGCTGTCAGGTATTCCACTCTATCCCATCGGCCTGTAAGCTTATGCAGCCGACTGTCGTGGATGACAATCGGCACTCCGTCGGATGAGAGCCGCACGTCTATCTCAATAGCGTCAGCGTCCGCTTGAACGGCATCTTCCAACGCTTCCAACGTATTTTCGGGATATTTTCCCGTGTTGGCTCTGTGAATAATTCGTTTCATATTCTTATTCTCTCCCCTCCTTTTAAGGAGGGGAGTGCCCGTCAGTTGACGGACGAGCCTGCCCGACTGATGTCAGGCGGGGGGTTTGTGATACATCGTAACAGGAAAGAACCTGAATCTGCTTTACAATCACACCCACTCCCGATAAATCGGGATAAACTCACCTCCCTCAAGGGAGGAGTTTTTTGTGCAGTCAGGGCCACCGCCTTTGGCGGGACAGGCAAGCCCCCTAACCCGCACTTTCATATCCGTCATTGCGAATCAGTCGTTAGACTGATGTGGCAATCTCAAAGCTATCCTGTCTTTCAAGTTCTGAGATTCCTTCATCCGCACTCAATTTCCCATAGGAATCTTGATGCCTTTCCTGTCCGCTAATTCCACCGCTATATCGTAACCCGCATCAAAATGCCGGGCGACTCCGATCCCGGGGTCGTTTGTGAGAACCCGCTCAATCCGTTTCGCCATTTCGGGAGTGCCGTCGGCAACGATCACCATTCCCGCGTGGATAGCCAATCCCATCCCCACTCCACCGCCGTGATGGACAGAAACCCAGCTTGCTCCTGAGACCGCATTGAGCAGTCCGTTCAGAATCGGCCAGTCAGCCACCGCGTCGGAACCGTCTTTCATATTTTCTGTCTCCCTGTTGGGGGATGCCACAGAACCGCAGTCGAGATGGTCACGCCCTATGACAATAGGAGCGGAAATCTCACCGGACGCAACCGCATCGTTTATAGCGGCGCCGAACTTCGCCCTGTCGCCGTAGCCGAGCCAGCAAATACGCGCAGGAAGTCCCTGCTGTTTCACTTTTTCTCCAGCAAGTCTAATCCATCTCGCCAATCTTTCGTCCTCCGGGAATAGTTTCAGGACAATATTATCTGTAACTTCAATATCCTTTGGGTCGCCGGAAAGCGCAACCCATCTGAACGGTCCTTTTCCCTCGCAAAAAAGCGGCCGAATATATTCCGGCACAAATCCGGGAAAATCAAATGCGTTTTCCACGCCCGCCGATTTCGCCTGACCTCTAATATTGTTACCGTAATCGAACGTCACAGCTCCGCGCTGCTGAAGTTCGAGCATCGCTCTCACGTGTTCCGCCATTGTATCATAAGACGCTTCGATATATTTTTTCGGATTGCTTTTCCTGAGGCTCAGCGCATCCTTGTAAGTCATCCCGGACGGAACATATCCGTTAAGTTCGTCATGAGCGGAGGTCTGGTCAGTGAGAATATCGGGAGTGATCTCCCGCTCAATAAAATTCTTGCAGAGGTCGGAAGCGTTTGCCAAAATCCCGATGGATTTCGCTTCTCCCTTTTCTTTTGCCTTGAGAGCGATCTCTATTCCCTCAGCGGAGTCTTCGGTCATCATATCCAGATAGCCGGAATCGAGACGCCGCTGAATCCGCTCACGCTCAACCTCGGCAATGACCGCAACGCCCTCATTCATCGTTACCGCAAGCGGCTGAGCTCCGCCCATACCACCCAATCCGCCCGTTAGAGTTATGGTTCCTTTCAGGCTTCCTCCGAAGCGCCGTTTCGCCACTTCCGCCAAAGTCTCGTAAGTCCCCTGCAATATCCCCTGAGTTCCGATATATATCCACGAACCCGCCGTCATCTGTCCGTACATCATCAGTCCGCGCTCTTCCAATTCGCGAAAATGTTCCCAGTTAGCCCAATTGGGAACAAGCATTGAATTACTTATGATAACCCGCGGCGCGTATTCGTGAGTCCTGAATACACCCACAGGTTTGCCGGACTGAATCAGCATCGTCTCGTCGTTCTCGAGTTCCTTAAGCGTTCGGATTATAGCGTCATACGCCTCCCAGTTTCGGGCTGCCTTTCCCGTTCCGCCGTAAACGATGAGCTCCTGCGGTTTCTCGGCGACTTCCGGGTCGAGGTTGTTCATAAGCATCCGCATAGCGGCTTCCTGATGCCATCCCTTACAGGTTAGCTCCTTGCCACGAGGCGCACGAATTTCCCCTCGTCCGCTCAATTGCGCGCTTTCCAATAGCTGTCCAGATCAAGCACAACGTTCCCCCATTTTTTATACTCGGGAGAGTGGCTGAAAAGAATCACCTGATGTTCCTTGCTGATCTCTGTTAGAATCTTCTTTGAAATTTTAAGCCGTTCACTGTCGTAATGAACAAACGGGTCATCAAGAACTATAGGGAGCGAAACTTCCTGCGACATCAATTCAGCCAGCGCGAGCCGCATAGCAAAATAGAGCTGGTCCCTCGCCCCTGTGCTCAAAACATCAATTTCTACAGTCCTCCCCTCTTTTGTACGTATCTGCGGCGCCCAATTATCATCGAGCTCCACACTGCTATACCTTTCTTCAGTAAACCTGTTGAACCAATCCGAAATCCGCTCACTGAGCCGTCCGTGATGAGTTTCCTGAAACTCCTCAACAGCCTCGTTCAGCGTGCTCACCGCCAACTTCAACGCATCCGCTTCCAGCCGCGTTTCTTCTATCTGCTCCTCAAGCTCCGCCGCTTCCCTGCCGAGAAGATCAACATTTCCCACTCCTCTGCCGCGGCGTTCCGCAAGTTCTGTATCAATGCTGTGGCTCGTTTCTTTCAGCGATTCCTTTTCTTCCGACAGCAGGATAACTTTTGTTTTTTGCTCGGCTTCCAAAGCCTTGCACTCAGCCAATTTTCTGTCGGCTTTCAGAAGTTCGGAGTTCTTCTGCTCCATCTCGTCCATTTCGGCGACTCTCATTCGAATAGATTGAAGAAGTTTTTTCGATTCTTTTTTTAGATCTTCAGAACTCTTCCTTTCGCCCAGTATTTCGCGAATCAAATCAGATTCTTTTTCTCGATCTTTCATATCCGTAAATTCTTTTAGAAGGACGTCAATTCCATATTTTTCCAATAGAGGCGCGTATTTCTCTTTTATCTCACTGCTGCTCTGCTCGAGATTTTCCAGCTCTTCCAGCCGTATAGTTATCCGCGCCGAATGTTCGTCAGCAGATTTGAAGCGCCACCGGTCAACTATGATGAATACTATTGTACCGAAAAATACGGCGACCAGCGAAGACATTTGAACGGAGTTTGTTGAGAGCCAGGCTAAGATGAAACTCAAGGTACAGGTTGTTAGAACGGCGGCTGTTTTCCAGACACCCGGAATCGTTTTCGGAGCCGAAATTCCTGACTCGCTTCTTAGGTTTTCGACTTTCTCCGAAAGCTCCGCTTTTCTCTCCTCGTCAGTTTTATATTGCGAAAGTTCTTCTTTAACTCTACCGCCTTTCTTCCTTATACTAAGAGCTATATCAAGATTTTGCAGAGCCTCATTTTCTTCTAATTTCAGTTCCTGTTTCTTGATGGTTATCAGCTCTTCGGCGAGTTTTTCTTCCCGTTCCACCGCCCTGTCATGCTCCTTCAATGACTCAATATATTTCCCAAAATCGGCGAGTTTTTCTTCTTCTTTTTTGAGGATTTTTTCCAGCTTATTTGACTTACTTTTCAGTTCTTTCAGCTCCTCTTCTTTGTCGCCGCCGACCTCACGGGCAGTGAGCGCTGAATCCAATTCCTGTTTTATTTCCATAAGTTTATTCTCTAATTTTTCAAGCTTTCGATCTTGCCTTTCTCTTTTTGCCCACGATACGTTTTTGGTCAATGATTCCGCTTCTTCTTTCAGTTTTTTATTTGCCTTCAGATAATCGCCGGAACCGATTCCCGAGATAACTTCCCGTATCTTTCCATCAATTTTCGTTTCAACCGCATTTTGATTTATAAAGGTCAGCGACTCAAGAACTTCTCTGCTCGTCAGACTCAGATTTTCGTTAAGTTTCTTAAAATACTGCGACGATTCTTTCGTGCCGCCGGGCTTGGCGTCCCCTTTGAACAGCTCTAACGGAAGTTCATCTGAATTTTTAGTCAGCGTAGTAAATTGACTTCCAATTTCCCGCCGAATAGAGAACGACCCGTTTTGCTCAATATCCAAACTTCCGGTTCCGCTTTCCGCCTTGCTCCACGGTACACGCATTTCTTTTTCCGTTGTTTTCGACAGACCGAAAATCACGGTGAGAATTCCATCCATTATGGTGGACTTTCCTGTTTCGTTCGCCCCGATTATGACATCAATACCGGAATCGCTAAATTCCACTTCGACTTCAGCGTCAAATCGTCCATACTTACGTAGTTCAAGCCGTCTGAATCGCATATCAGCCTATCCCGCCGAGACTCTCTAAGCCCTTACGTAGAGCGAGTTCACGTACTTTTATCTCACGTTCATCAAGGTCATTGATACCGTCCATAAGCTTTGTGACAAACGCACCCCTGACGGTTTTCTCTTTCATAACCAACTTTATCCCTTCACTGCCGATAATTGAAATTTCGTCCTTCACTTCGAGATGAAAAAATTGATCTTCATACGCTGTTTTAAGCGCCGAGCTGTCGGGAAGCGCGCCTGTCGTTCCTGTAAGCTTCAGCTTCAAAAGATTATCTTCAGAGGCAAGTTCGCTCAATTTCCCCCGAATTGCCGAAGCGGCATCTTCCGTTCCATTCAGGTTCAGCTCCTCAGAAAATAGAGTGCGTTTATTGAACGATTCCTTTTTGAGACTTATTCCTTTTTCAGATAATTCCACCACTAAGAGCTGCCTCTCTCCGTCCTCGCCGAATCGCAAACCTTCCAAAGTTCCGGGATAAACTATCTTGACTCCATTAGCATCTACTTCCTGAAAATTGTGATAATGCCCCAATGCGATATAATCCATACCCGACAAAGAGAGCTTTTTCCTGTCTAACGGAACGTTTCTGTTGTGCATTTCGAACTGACTGCCGTCAACAAGCGAACCGTGAAGCAGTGCGATATGGAACCCGTCTGCATCTTTTCGTTTGAACTCATCGAAGGGCGGTTTGCTTAGCTGGGAATCGAATGCGAATCCGTAGAAATGGCAATCCGTTCCGTTCAGCGAAATCGTTAGAGGTTCGCCCACAGCCGGCTCTTTAAGCA carries:
- a CDS encoding imidazolonepropionase, which translates into the protein MSDLLIKNIGELLTVDENGSLETRNEMEVLISDGKIISVGEKGTADSSGEIEVVDAKGSLVTAGLIDPHTHLIFYGTREDEFLMRNSGVPYMEIAEAGGGIRKSVRMLREADEDMLVEAALPHLKTMLEHGTTTVEAKSGYGLSLKDELKSLRAIKRLNEMQPVSIVATFLGAHEIPDEYRDNREKYIEIIINEMIPAVAEERLAEFCDVFAEEGVFTIGESEIILRAAADAGLGLKLHAEEFEPIGGAQLAGRLSAVSADHLVAIDDEGIESLKSAGVTPVLLPGTTFFLGSDVYAPARKMIEKGLKPALATDFNPGSSMTESLQIILTIACLKLKLTPLEAFEGVTLNAAKALNRSASIGSVAAGMNGDIVIWNAQNHKQVPYHYGINNVGSVIIGGSVVY
- a CDS encoding glycerophosphodiester phosphodiesterase, giving the protein MKRIIHRANTGKYPENTLEALEDAVQADADAIEIDVRLSSDGVPIVIHDSRLHKLTGRWDRVEYLTAAELKTLKVSSKNAEKEGKIPTLADAIEIINDKKEIIIDLKPGVTQKIVESVTNDLHRCKPHESIVLSSFDPKILGGFNKGSHGFHTAYIFESIYRRFSIARAETNNGEFQQWHPNFSRLNSRLMSMAKDEKKKVMTWDVNSQTEMEKCIALGVDGIITDEIGLLNTVLGEK
- the hutU gene encoding urocanate hydratase, with amino-acid sequence MSGRGEIRAPRGKELTCKGWHQEAAMRMLMNNLDPEVAEKPQELIVYGGTGKAARNWEAYDAIIRTLKELENDETMLIQSGKPVGVFRTHEYAPRVIISNSMLVPNWANWEHFRELEERGLMMYGQMTAGSWIYIGTQGILQGTYETLAEVAKRRFGGSLKGTITLTGGLGGMGGAQPLAVTMNEGVAVIAEVERERIQRRLDSGYLDMMTEDSAEGIEIALKAKEKGEAKSIGILANASDLCKNFIEREITPDILTDQTSAHDELNGYVPSGMTYKDALSLRKSNPKKYIEASYDTMAEHVRAMLELQQRGAVTFDYGNNIRGQAKSAGVENAFDFPGFVPEYIRPLFCEGKGPFRWVALSGDPKDIEVTDNIVLKLFPEDERLARWIRLAGEKVKQQGLPARICWLGYGDRAKFGAAINDAVASGEISAPIVIGRDHLDCGSVASPNRETENMKDGSDAVADWPILNGLLNAVSGASWVSVHHGGGVGMGLAIHAGMVIVADGTPEMAKRIERVLTNDPGIGVARHFDAGYDIAVELADRKGIKIPMGN
- a CDS encoding AAA family ATPase, with product MRFRRLELRKYGRFDAEVEVEFSDSGIDVIIGANETGKSTIMDGILTVIFGLSKTTEKEMRVPWSKAESGTGSLDIEQNGSFSIRREIGSQFTTLTKNSDELPLELFKGDAKPGGTKESSQYFKKLNENLSLTSREVLESLTFINQNAVETKIDGKIREVISGIGSGDYLKANKKLKEEAESLTKNVSWAKRERQDRKLEKLENKLMEIKQELDSALTAREVGGDKEEELKELKSKSNKLEKILKKEEEKLADFGKYIESLKEHDRAVEREEKLAEELITIKKQELKLEENEALQNLDIALSIRKKGGRVKEELSQYKTDEERKAELSEKVENLRSESGISAPKTIPGVWKTAAVLTTCTLSFILAWLSTNSVQMSSLVAVFFGTIVFIIVDRWRFKSADEHSARITIRLEELENLEQSSSEIKEKYAPLLEKYGIDVLLKEFTDMKDREKESDLIREILGERKSSEDLKKESKKLLQSIRMRVAEMDEMEQKNSELLKADRKLAECKALEAEQKTKVILLSEEKESLKETSHSIDTELAERRGRGVGNVDLLGREAAELEEQIEETRLEADALKLAVSTLNEAVEEFQETHHGRLSERISDWFNRFTEERYSSVELDDNWAPQIRTKEGRTVEIDVLSTGARDQLYFAMRLALAELMSQEVSLPIVLDDPFVHYDSERLKISKKILTEISKEHQVILFSHSPEYKKWGNVVLDLDSYWKARN
- a CDS encoding DNA repair exonuclease, producing the protein MIRLLHLADLHLGAKFNWLGSKGKTRRKDLSDSFSRAVEFALSNKNKIDAVIISGDIFDSHVPPNDDLELFRAQINRLKKSKIHCVIIPGNHDGYEYADSVWRDSLPWAHLLKEPAVGEPLTISLNGTDCHFYGFAFDSQLSKPPFDEFKRKDADGFHIALLHGSLVDGSQFEMHNRNVPLDRKKLSLSGMDYIALGHYHNFQEVDANGVKIVYPGTLEGLRFGEDGERQLLVVELSEKGISLKKESFNKRTLFSEELNLNGTEDAASAIRGKLSELASEDNLLKLKLTGTTGALPDSSALKTAYEDQFFHLEVKDEISIIGSEGIKLVMKEKTVRGAFVTKLMDGINDLDEREIKVRELALRKGLESLGGIG